In Paenibacillus sonchi, a single genomic region encodes these proteins:
- a CDS encoding LysR family transcriptional regulator, which translates to MDLTYMRTFREVAKRQSFTRAAEELGYAQSSVTMQIQKIEKEYGVPLIERHGRALRLTPPGEELLKLFVEILDLYDRSKETIAQQIGGTLTIGTIDSLAAFYLPPFLQQLRTTFPGLNIHLQTEQEANLVTKIRDGEVDIGLMLDRSTTDSQLERMVIRDEPLVLVAPKGHPLAKLDGVTLQDLNQCELIVSEESCIYRSLFENLLREHGINFRIGFELSNLEAIKRCVRNGLGIALLPRIVAEEEIERGTLAELAFVHPEIHFDLQLLIHPKKWKSLPLQSLIQMLLADAEAKAVAL; encoded by the coding sequence ATGGATTTAACATATATGCGGACCTTCCGCGAGGTTGCGAAGCGGCAGAGCTTTACCCGTGCGGCTGAAGAGCTGGGCTATGCGCAGTCCAGTGTGACCATGCAGATTCAGAAGATTGAGAAGGAATACGGGGTTCCGCTGATAGAAAGGCATGGACGCGCACTGCGCTTGACTCCGCCTGGTGAAGAGCTGCTGAAGCTGTTCGTGGAAATATTGGACCTGTATGACCGCTCCAAAGAAACCATTGCCCAGCAGATCGGGGGAACTTTGACTATCGGAACGATAGATTCACTTGCCGCCTTTTACCTGCCGCCTTTTCTGCAGCAGCTGAGGACGACGTTCCCAGGGCTGAATATTCATCTGCAAACCGAGCAGGAGGCGAACCTGGTGACCAAAATCAGGGATGGCGAAGTCGATATCGGTCTGATGCTCGACCGCAGCACCACAGATTCGCAGCTGGAACGCATGGTTATCAGGGACGAGCCGCTCGTACTGGTGGCACCCAAGGGCCATCCGTTAGCCAAGCTGGACGGTGTGACGCTGCAGGACCTGAACCAATGTGAGCTGATCGTCTCCGAGGAGAGCTGTATTTACCGCAGCCTGTTTGAGAATCTGCTGCGGGAGCACGGGATCAATTTCCGCATCGGCTTTGAGCTGTCCAACCTGGAGGCGATCAAGCGTTGCGTGCGCAATGGACTCGGGATTGCCCTGCTTCCAAGAATTGTAGCCGAAGAAGAGATTGAGCGGGGCACCCTGGCGGAGCTGGCTTTTGTACATCCCGAAATCCACTTTGATCTGCAGCTGCTGATCCACCCGAAGAAGTGGAAGTCGCTGCCGCTGCAGTCGCTGATTCAGATGCTGCTGGCCGATGCGGAGGCAAAGGCGGTTGCATTGTAA
- a CDS encoding glycosyltransferase family 2 protein, translated as MAKISVLMPVYNMAAYIEEAICSILTQTYSDFELLIIDDGSTDGTLDIIRKFDDTRIKVIAHSVNHGLIASLNQGIDCCTGEYIARMDGDDIALPHRFQRQVEFMDTHPDYGVCGSQVYLLGKDSVSTKPITHEEILCWQLFHCTIMHPTIMIRRSVLVNHGIRYLDYPHAEDYELWNRLGAVTKLMNLPEVLLMYRVHPGQISNTQQQVQLVQSERIRRDQLRLLGIEPTAEEYQTHLDFCHFRIRVHEPAHYYQCLAWAHKLLEGNLRTQKYHHETLNSVLSQCFSFSSY; from the coding sequence TTGGCCAAAATATCAGTTCTTATGCCAGTTTATAATATGGCCGCATATATTGAAGAAGCGATTTGCAGTATTCTAACCCAGACCTATTCGGATTTCGAATTGCTTATTATTGATGACGGATCAACGGACGGAACTTTGGATATTATCCGAAAATTTGATGATACCCGGATTAAAGTGATTGCCCATTCAGTGAACCATGGGCTGATTGCAAGCCTAAATCAAGGCATTGATTGTTGTACAGGCGAGTATATTGCCCGGATGGATGGCGACGATATCGCTTTGCCCCACCGGTTCCAGCGTCAAGTGGAATTCATGGACACCCATCCGGATTACGGCGTTTGCGGTTCTCAGGTTTATTTGTTGGGCAAAGACAGTGTTAGCACCAAACCTATAACTCATGAAGAGATCCTATGCTGGCAGCTGTTTCACTGTACAATTATGCATCCAACCATCATGATCCGAAGATCCGTACTTGTGAACCATGGGATCAGGTATCTGGATTATCCCCATGCAGAAGATTATGAACTATGGAACCGGTTAGGAGCAGTAACGAAGTTAATGAATCTCCCCGAGGTTTTGCTCATGTACAGAGTACATCCGGGCCAGATCTCAAATACTCAGCAGCAGGTACAATTAGTACAATCCGAACGCATCCGCAGAGATCAACTGCGCCTGCTTGGTATTGAACCCACCGCCGAGGAGTATCAGACCCATTTGGATTTTTGCCATTTCAGAATACGGGTACATGAACCCGCTCACTATTATCAATGCTTAGCCTGGGCTCACAAGCTCCTGGAGGGCAACCTGCGCACACAAAAATATCACCATGAAACCTTAAATTCGGTATTATCGCAATGTTTCAGTTTTTCTAGCTACTAG
- a CDS encoding MBL fold metallo-hydrolase, producing the protein MKIIELPVEFEYNGQPNYIYPSLIVSENELTLVDTGYPGFLPFIEKEIVAHGYDIMNLKNILITHYDDDHIGSLYDFKAKYPSVTIMASGVEAECISGKVKPERLVQAEAMLEHMPEEQQGFGHWFVQRLKSLQHVSVDQTVHDGEWILNQQCKVIATPGHTSGHISLYFPELSSVITGDAAVRDGDELIIANPDFCLDRERADQSLNVLQNLQAKSYYCYHGGSLTL; encoded by the coding sequence ATGAAAATAATCGAACTTCCGGTTGAATTTGAGTATAATGGTCAACCCAATTATATATATCCAAGCCTGATTGTTTCAGAGAATGAATTAACCCTGGTGGATACCGGATATCCGGGGTTTCTTCCTTTCATTGAAAAGGAGATTGTTGCCCATGGCTATGACATAATGAACTTAAAAAATATCCTGATCACACACTATGATGATGACCATATCGGTTCATTGTACGATTTCAAAGCAAAATACCCTTCAGTTACGATTATGGCAAGCGGAGTGGAAGCGGAATGTATCAGCGGCAAAGTGAAACCGGAGAGATTAGTCCAAGCTGAAGCAATGCTGGAGCATATGCCGGAGGAACAACAAGGTTTTGGACACTGGTTCGTGCAGCGGCTAAAAAGTCTACAGCATGTTTCCGTAGATCAGACCGTCCATGACGGGGAGTGGATTTTAAATCAGCAATGTAAGGTCATTGCCACACCGGGGCATACGTCAGGCCATATTTCTTTGTATTTTCCTGAATTAAGCAGTGTCATTACGGGCGATGCAGCGGTTAGGGACGGGGATGAATTAATTATAGCCAATCCGGATTTTTGTCTGGACCGTGAGCGTGCAGATCAGTCCTTAAATGTCCTGCAGAATCTTCAGGCTAAATCGTATTACTGCTATCATGGCGGAAGCCTGACATTATGA
- a CDS encoding TIGR00282 family metallophosphoesterase codes for MKVLFIGDICGNTGRKALREMLPTLKDKYQPHIIIVNGENAAAGRGITSAIANEFFNWGVHGITMGNHTWDNKDIFEFIDDEPRLIRPANFPPGTPGRGYTVIKANGKQLALVNLQGRTFLPAIDDPFRIGEEIAQELRQKHKCILVDFHAEATSEKIAMGYYMDGLASIVVGTHTHVQSNDEVILPGGTAYLTDAGMVGSREGILGMEKDAVLYKFTTQLPARFVVDEGKWQLHGLFAELDEATGKATRVEKIRMREGEWIMS; via the coding sequence ATTAAAGTTCTGTTTATCGGAGACATTTGCGGGAATACCGGCAGAAAAGCGCTGCGTGAAATGCTGCCTACCCTGAAGGATAAATATCAGCCGCATATCATTATCGTTAATGGAGAGAACGCCGCTGCCGGCAGAGGGATTACCTCAGCCATTGCCAATGAATTTTTCAATTGGGGTGTGCATGGGATTACGATGGGGAATCACACTTGGGACAACAAGGATATTTTTGAATTTATCGACGATGAGCCGCGGCTCATCCGTCCCGCTAATTTTCCACCAGGCACGCCAGGCCGGGGCTACACAGTGATCAAAGCGAACGGTAAACAGCTCGCGCTTGTCAATCTGCAGGGACGTACGTTTTTGCCGGCTATTGATGATCCGTTCCGCATTGGTGAAGAGATTGCCCAAGAGCTCCGGCAGAAGCACAAATGCATTCTTGTTGATTTTCATGCCGAAGCTACTTCCGAAAAGATCGCCATGGGTTATTACATGGATGGACTGGCTTCGATTGTGGTCGGCACACACACCCATGTACAGAGCAACGACGAAGTTATCCTGCCGGGAGGAACTGCATATTTGACCGATGCCGGGATGGTTGGTTCAAGAGAAGGGATTCTGGGTATGGAAAAGGATGCGGTACTGTATAAATTTACTACCCAGCTTCCGGCAAGATTTGTAGTGGATGAAGGCAAGTGGCAGCTCCATGGCTTGTTCGCAGAACTTGATGAAGCTACAGGTAAGGCGACACGTGTTGAGAAGATCCGGATGCGTGAAGGCGAATGGATAATGAGCTAG
- a CDS encoding DUF1796 family putative cysteine peptidase, with protein MNFNEIQGTYDVIFSLGRNCLAADQLSRHMRRKIGGVLDWVESPALSGVSNLLRNRFSNFMELPNLAITGINEKAECYIVRDAAYYIFSHHDFPLNQNTPTQLVSYPELREKVARRVPRFLETLRSANRILFIRTEGTIHETAELLDVLKELVSGEFNVLVINQAPVGGIVETPWPFPNVCALQIPGVPDEFHDNDYLWKNILDRFTVR; from the coding sequence ATGAATTTTAATGAGATACAAGGAACCTATGATGTCATCTTTAGCCTGGGGCGGAATTGTCTGGCTGCAGACCAGTTATCGCGTCATATGCGGAGGAAGATCGGGGGTGTTCTGGACTGGGTGGAGTCGCCTGCATTGTCCGGTGTGAGCAACCTCTTGCGGAACCGGTTTTCCAATTTTATGGAACTGCCCAATCTGGCGATTACCGGTATTAATGAAAAGGCCGAATGCTATATTGTACGGGATGCAGCGTATTATATCTTCTCCCACCATGATTTTCCGCTGAATCAGAATACACCTACCCAGCTTGTGAGCTACCCGGAGCTTAGGGAGAAGGTTGCCCGGCGTGTTCCACGGTTTTTGGAGACGCTCAGGAGCGCTAACCGGATTCTATTTATCCGGACGGAAGGAACCATACATGAAACGGCGGAACTGCTGGATGTTCTAAAAGAGCTGGTGTCCGGCGAATTCAATGTGCTGGTGATTAATCAGGCTCCGGTAGGCGGTATTGTTGAAACCCCGTGGCCTTTTCCGAATGTGTGCGCCCTGCAGATCCCCGGGGTTCCTGATGAGTTTCACGATAATGACTATCTGTGGAAAAATATATTAGATAGATTCACAGTCCGCTAG
- the pduL gene encoding phosphate propanoyltransferase, which translates to MSKTVPVGVSARHIHLTQEHVEALFGPGYQLTEFKPLSQPGQFAANEQVAVIGTKGKFDKVRILGPVRPASQLEVSRTDAFSLGVKAPVRESGHIEGTPGITIKGPAGEVELETGVIVAARHIHFHTSEAEAWGIADKQMLKVRLGGERGLVLENVIARVSDNFKLDMHIDTDEANAAGANNGDTAEIVD; encoded by the coding sequence ATGAGCAAGACTGTACCCGTAGGTGTGTCGGCCCGGCATATTCACCTTACGCAGGAGCACGTAGAAGCATTGTTTGGCCCAGGATATCAATTGACAGAGTTCAAACCGCTGTCCCAACCGGGACAATTTGCAGCAAATGAGCAAGTAGCCGTAATCGGCACCAAAGGAAAATTCGACAAGGTCAGAATCCTTGGACCTGTCCGTCCGGCGTCGCAGCTGGAAGTATCCCGCACAGACGCATTCAGCCTCGGCGTGAAAGCCCCTGTCCGCGAATCCGGCCACATTGAAGGCACACCAGGCATTACGATCAAAGGGCCTGCCGGCGAAGTTGAGCTGGAAACAGGCGTTATTGTCGCAGCACGCCACATCCACTTCCATACCTCCGAAGCTGAAGCCTGGGGCATCGCCGACAAGCAAATGCTGAAGGTACGCCTTGGCGGTGAACGTGGCCTGGTACTTGAGAACGTGATTGCACGTGTATCCGACAACTTTAAGCTCGACATGCATATCGACACCGACGAAGCCAACGCTGCAGGTGCCAACAACGGCGATACTGCTGAAATTGTGGATTAG
- the dapA gene encoding 4-hydroxy-tetrahydrodipicolinate synthase, giving the protein MLTEEQIYGIYVPVVTPFNAAGEIDLESYQRYVNNIIKNNIHGLVVNGTTGESPTVNIQELQTLVNTSRELLKSSSIPLVIGTGTNDTASTVARTELAANSGADAVLVVVPYYSRPSQQGIIEHFRKAAEVGIPVIAYDIPGRTGVGMSVNTARTILEMNNVVGLKDCSGSPLLVTELSRLGSKPVLCGDDLHFFDMLGCGAAGGMLASANVHTAKFLGIYEQFRAGQLEEARAAFDRLIPLMKLLFKESNPAPIKWLLSAYGEIASDTLRLPMTSISSGLREELGAYLAGSNHLAAI; this is encoded by the coding sequence ATGTTAACAGAAGAACAGATTTATGGAATCTATGTTCCCGTGGTAACCCCGTTCAATGCTGCTGGCGAGATCGATCTGGAATCGTACCAGCGTTATGTGAACAACATCATCAAGAACAATATTCATGGTCTGGTCGTCAATGGAACCACTGGAGAATCGCCGACAGTCAACATACAGGAATTACAGACCCTCGTGAACACCTCACGGGAATTATTGAAATCCAGCAGCATTCCGCTGGTTATCGGCACAGGCACAAATGATACTGCTTCCACGGTTGCCCGCACCGAGCTGGCTGCGAATTCAGGCGCTGACGCTGTGCTGGTAGTCGTGCCTTATTACAGCCGTCCTTCCCAGCAAGGCATTATTGAACATTTCCGCAAAGCGGCCGAGGTGGGCATTCCGGTCATTGCCTATGATATCCCCGGCCGCACCGGGGTCGGCATGTCCGTCAATACCGCACGCACCATCCTCGAAATGAACAATGTCGTGGGCTTAAAGGACTGCTCCGGCTCGCCGCTGCTCGTCACTGAGCTGTCCCGCCTGGGCTCGAAGCCGGTGCTGTGCGGCGATGATCTCCATTTCTTCGATATGCTGGGCTGCGGGGCCGCCGGCGGCATGCTGGCCTCGGCCAATGTGCATACCGCCAAATTCCTCGGCATCTATGAACAGTTCAGAGCCGGACAGCTCGAAGAAGCCAGAGCGGCATTCGACCGGCTCATCCCGCTGATGAAGCTGCTCTTCAAGGAGTCGAATCCGGCCCCGATCAAATGGCTGCTCAGCGCCTATGGGGAAATCGCCTCCGATACACTCCGCCTGCCGATGACCTCCATCAGCTCCGGGCTGCGTGAGGAATTGGGAGCTTATCTGGCCGGATCAAACCATCTGGCAGCCATTTGA
- a CDS encoding YmaF family protein yields MQKKNLRRLKGAPSKQAQRHVHEFEGSTKLAEEGADRHNHRFAGATGQACAFCYWSHYCK; encoded by the coding sequence ATGCAGAAGAAAAATCTCAGAAGGTTGAAAGGTGCACCGTCGAAACAGGCGCAGCGGCATGTACATGAATTTGAAGGCAGTACTAAATTGGCCGAAGAAGGCGCAGACCGGCATAACCACCGGTTCGCAGGTGCTACGGGGCAAGCATGTGCATTTTGTTACTGGTCACACTACTGTAAATGA
- a CDS encoding DEAD/DEAH box helicase codes for MTFNDLNLIPAILKALNQENYTSPTPIQEESIPAALAGRDVLGCAQTGTGKTAAFSLPIIQLLSQQPSVTGGKRGIRSLILTPTRELALQISENIQAYSKFTNIRSTAIVGGVSQKAQERALSQGADILIATPGRLIDLITQKHADLQYVQILVLDEADRMLDMGFIHDVKRIIAKMPNKKQTLFFSATMPTEISNLIKTLLVNPVKIEITPVSSTVDRIEQSVYLLENGNKQKQLNRLLQDKSIVSALVFTRTKRGADRVTRDLTRNNITAQAIHGNKSQNDRQNALRNFKSGATRVLVATDIAARGIDIDELSHVINFNLPNIPETYVHRIGRTGRAGMSGVAISLCEAEEIPYLKDIQKLIGKTIPEVKDHAYPMSESTQALLRDRPVKTPAKPAAKAKSNPARKPKSEWFTQGNRPGNSSGGGSRNRSGSRPNGERAQHAAAGTSPGSAPASGARSGAGAGSRPGSAGGRPGERTSAGQNSRPAGTQGGKPAAKAGRPQ; via the coding sequence ATGACTTTTAATGATTTGAATTTAATCCCGGCAATCCTTAAGGCGTTAAACCAAGAAAATTATACATCCCCCACCCCCATTCAGGAGGAATCCATTCCAGCGGCTCTGGCTGGCCGGGATGTCCTTGGCTGCGCACAGACCGGAACAGGTAAAACAGCAGCATTTTCTCTGCCGATTATTCAGCTGTTAAGCCAGCAGCCTTCCGTAACGGGCGGCAAACGCGGCATCCGTTCGCTTATTCTTACCCCCACAAGAGAGCTTGCCCTGCAAATCTCGGAAAATATTCAGGCCTACAGCAAATTCACCAATATCCGCTCAACAGCTATAGTCGGCGGTGTGTCACAAAAAGCTCAAGAACGGGCATTAAGCCAGGGTGCAGACATCCTGATCGCCACACCAGGCCGTCTCATCGACCTGATTACCCAAAAGCATGCGGATTTGCAATATGTGCAGATTCTGGTGCTGGACGAAGCGGACCGTATGTTAGACATGGGTTTCATTCATGATGTAAAGCGGATCATCGCCAAAATGCCAAACAAAAAACAAACCTTGTTCTTCTCGGCTACGATGCCGACAGAAATTTCGAATTTGATCAAAACGCTGCTGGTGAATCCGGTGAAAATCGAGATTACCCCGGTTTCCTCTACTGTGGACCGTATTGAACAATCGGTCTATCTGCTGGAGAACGGCAATAAGCAAAAGCAATTGAACCGTCTATTGCAGGACAAATCCATTGTGTCGGCATTGGTTTTTACCCGTACCAAGCGGGGGGCTGACCGGGTGACCCGCGATTTGACCCGGAATAATATTACGGCTCAAGCCATTCATGGCAACAAGTCCCAGAATGACCGGCAAAATGCGCTGCGCAACTTTAAAAGCGGAGCCACCCGTGTACTCGTTGCTACGGACATTGCTGCGCGCGGGATTGATATTGATGAGCTGTCGCATGTTATTAATTTCAACCTGCCGAATATTCCGGAGACCTATGTTCACCGGATCGGCCGCACCGGCCGTGCCGGGATGAGCGGAGTTGCCATTTCCTTATGCGAAGCAGAAGAGATCCCGTACCTGAAGGATATCCAGAAGCTGATCGGCAAGACGATTCCCGAAGTGAAGGACCACGCCTATCCAATGTCCGAGAGTACCCAGGCGCTGCTGAGAGACCGTCCGGTCAAGACACCGGCGAAACCGGCGGCAAAGGCGAAGTCCAATCCGGCCCGCAAGCCGAAGTCCGAGTGGTTCACCCAGGGCAACCGCCCGGGCAACAGCTCTGGCGGCGGCAGCAGGAACCGTTCGGGAAGCAGACCGAACGGGGAGCGGGCCCAGCATGCAGCAGCCGGGACAAGCCCTGGAAGTGCTCCCGCCAGTGGAGCGCGATCTGGAGCTGGTGCAGGCAGCCGCCCCGGCAGCGCTGGCGGGAGACCGGGTGAGCGGACAAGCGCCGGGCAGAATAGCAGACCTGCCGGCACCCAAGGCGGCAAACCTGCTGCCAAAGCTGGCAGACCGCAGTAA
- a CDS encoding stage V sporulation protein S translates to MDVLKVSAKSNPNSVAGALAGVLRERGSAELQAIGAGALNQAVKAVAIARGFVAPSGVDLICIPAFTDIVIDGEDRTAIKLIVEPR, encoded by the coding sequence ATGGATGTATTAAAAGTATCAGCTAAATCCAATCCTAATTCCGTCGCCGGCGCGTTAGCAGGTGTTCTTCGTGAACGTGGATCGGCCGAGCTGCAAGCCATTGGAGCCGGAGCACTGAACCAAGCCGTCAAAGCAGTTGCCATTGCCCGGGGATTTGTCGCACCCAGCGGCGTCGATTTGATCTGCATTCCCGCTTTTACAGACATAGTGATTGATGGAGAGGATCGGACCGCGATTAAACTGATTGTAGAACCTAGATAA
- a CDS encoding IS3 family transposase yields MAQTGERNAKKVLGNLDAGDETERYVTIERASSEYPVRHLCKVFGVSRSGYYAFLKRKAFDRDREDRELVKKVYEHYNGVYGYRQIQLFLLQDHGVWMNHKKVLRLMQVLGIRSRIRRKHRCNYASSDGGRVAKNLLKRDFKADAPNQKWVTDVTQYRVGESWLYLSAVKDLFNNEIVAYHMSQKNDNPLVLQTFEKAFNKTKDVTGLIVHSDQGFQYTSHAYHDMLPKVGARISMSRRGNCYDNASMESFFSHLKTEGLYPYDIRNLDEAQRRIEAYIQFYNQYRPQRRLNKLPPVEYRKQLTA; encoded by the coding sequence ATGGCTCAAACAGGAGAACGAAATGCTAAAAAAGTGCTTGGAAATCTGGATGCAGGAGATGAAACAGAGCGGTATGTAACGATTGAGAGAGCCTCAAGTGAATATCCGGTTCGTCATTTGTGCAAAGTGTTTGGGGTCTCCAGAAGCGGATATTACGCCTTTCTAAAGCGCAAAGCATTCGATCGGGACCGAGAAGATAGAGAACTTGTGAAGAAGGTTTACGAGCACTACAACGGAGTTTACGGATACCGACAGATCCAGTTATTCTTGCTGCAGGATCATGGAGTCTGGATGAATCATAAGAAGGTGCTACGGCTCATGCAGGTACTTGGAATCCGGTCACGAATAAGGCGAAAACATCGCTGTAATTACGCATCTTCGGACGGAGGGCGAGTCGCTAAAAACTTACTGAAGCGAGATTTCAAGGCGGATGCTCCTAACCAAAAATGGGTTACCGATGTGACTCAATACCGGGTGGGAGAATCGTGGCTCTATCTTTCTGCGGTGAAAGATTTGTTTAACAATGAAATTGTAGCCTACCACATGAGTCAGAAAAATGACAATCCACTGGTTCTACAGACCTTTGAGAAAGCCTTTAACAAGACAAAAGACGTGACCGGACTGATCGTTCACAGCGACCAGGGATTCCAATACACGTCTCATGCATACCATGACATGCTGCCAAAGGTTGGCGCCCGAATCAGCATGTCCCGCCGAGGAAATTGTTATGACAATGCCTCCATGGAGAGCTTCTTCTCGCATCTCAAAACGGAAGGGCTCTACCCTTATGATATCCGAAATCTGGACGAGGCACAAAGACGAATTGAAGCCTATATTCAATTTTACAACCAGTATCGACCGCAACGAAGACTAAATAAGCTGCCTCCGGTGGAGTACCGGAAGCAGCTTACAGCCTAG
- the htpG gene encoding molecular chaperone HtpG, giving the protein MAKKEFKAESKRLLEMMINSIYTQREIFLRELISNASDAIDKIYYKALADEGLVFNKEDYYIKVAADKASRTLTISDTGIGMTQEELENNLGIIANSGSFAFKKDNEAKDGHNIIGQFGVGFYSAFMVAEDVTVVSKALGSDQAFKWESQGADGYTIEPTEKDTVGTEITLKIKANTEEDNYDEFLEEYRLKSIIKKYSDFIRFPIKMEITSSKPKEGSENEFEETKEEQTVNSMVPIWRKNKNELTDEDYNNFYTEKRYGFDKPLKHIHISADGAVVYNAILFIPENTPFDYYTKEYEKGLELYSNGVLIMNKCADLLPDYFSFVKGMVDSEDLSLNISREMLQHDRQLTLIAKNIKSKIKSQLQSLLKDEREKYEKFYTSFGRQLKFGVYNDYGMEKETLQDLLMFYSSKEKKQVTLAEYVERMPEDQKYIYYASGESVERIEKLPQTEMVSDKGYEILYFTDDIDEFAIKMIMSYKEKEFKNVSSGDLGLEENAEDKPSEAEENENKELFEAMKGILSGKVKDVKASKRLKSHPVCLSTEGELTIEMEKILKAMPNGQEVQADKVLEINIHHDVFKSLKAAAEGDKEKLGLYTNLLYNQALLIEGLQVNDPVQFTNDICKIMV; this is encoded by the coding sequence ATGGCCAAAAAAGAGTTTAAAGCGGAATCCAAAAGATTGCTGGAAATGATGATTAACTCCATTTATACGCAACGCGAAATTTTTCTGCGGGAACTGATCTCGAATGCAAGCGATGCCATTGACAAAATTTATTACAAAGCATTGGCCGATGAAGGCCTGGTGTTCAATAAAGAGGATTATTACATTAAAGTGGCCGCCGACAAGGCCAGCCGCACCCTGACCATCTCCGATACAGGGATCGGGATGACCCAGGAAGAGCTGGAGAATAACCTGGGGATTATCGCCAACAGCGGCTCCTTTGCTTTTAAGAAGGATAATGAAGCGAAGGACGGCCACAACATTATCGGGCAGTTCGGGGTTGGGTTCTATTCCGCTTTTATGGTGGCTGAGGATGTGACGGTAGTCAGCAAGGCGCTGGGCAGCGACCAGGCCTTCAAGTGGGAATCCCAGGGGGCAGACGGCTACACCATTGAGCCGACGGAGAAGGACACTGTAGGAACCGAGATTACCCTCAAGATCAAAGCGAACACCGAAGAAGACAATTACGATGAGTTCCTGGAAGAATACCGCCTGAAATCGATCATCAAGAAATACTCTGACTTCATCCGTTTCCCGATCAAGATGGAGATTACCAGCAGCAAGCCGAAGGAAGGCAGCGAAAACGAGTTCGAGGAAACCAAGGAAGAGCAAACCGTCAACAGCATGGTGCCGATCTGGCGGAAGAACAAAAACGAGCTGACCGATGAGGATTACAATAACTTTTACACAGAGAAACGCTACGGCTTCGACAAGCCGCTGAAGCATATCCACATCAGTGCCGATGGCGCGGTGGTCTACAATGCGATCCTGTTCATTCCGGAGAACACACCTTTTGACTATTACACCAAGGAATATGAAAAAGGCCTGGAGCTCTACTCCAACGGCGTGCTGATCATGAATAAATGCGCCGACCTGCTGCCGGATTATTTCAGCTTCGTCAAAGGAATGGTCGATTCCGAGGACTTGTCGCTGAACATCTCCCGTGAGATGCTGCAGCATGACCGCCAGCTGACGCTGATTGCCAAGAATATCAAGAGCAAGATCAAGAGCCAGCTCCAGAGCCTGCTGAAGGATGAAAGAGAGAAATATGAGAAATTCTACACTTCTTTTGGCAGACAGCTGAAGTTCGGGGTCTACAATGACTATGGCATGGAAAAAGAAACTCTCCAGGATCTGCTGATGTTCTACTCCTCCAAGGAGAAGAAACAGGTGACATTGGCAGAATATGTGGAAAGAATGCCGGAAGACCAGAAGTATATCTACTATGCTTCCGGAGAATCCGTAGAACGGATCGAAAAGCTGCCGCAGACCGAAATGGTCTCGGACAAGGGTTACGAAATCCTCTACTTCACGGACGATATCGATGAATTTGCAATCAAGATGATCATGTCCTATAAGGAAAAAGAATTCAAAAACGTATCCAGCGGCGATTTAGGGCTTGAAGAAAATGCCGAGGACAAACCATCGGAAGCGGAAGAAAACGAGAACAAGGAATTGTTCGAAGCCATGAAGGGCATTCTGTCCGGCAAAGTGAAGGATGTCAAAGCCTCCAAACGCCTGAAATCCCATCCGGTCTGCCTCTCCACGGAAGGCGAGCTGACGATTGAAATGGAGAAAATCCTCAAAGCGATGCCGAACGGCCAGGAAGTTCAGGCGGACAAGGTGCTGGAGATCAACATCCATCATGATGTCTTCAAATCCCTGAAGGCTGCAGCCGAAGGGGACAAGGAGAAGCTTGGCCTGTACACGAACCTGCTGTACAATCAGGCGCTGCTGATCGAAGGCCTGCAGGTAAATGATCCCGTGCAGTTCACCAATGATATCTGCAAAATCATGGTGTAA
- a CDS encoding helix-turn-helix domain-containing protein → MPAIKGKKSKTYSYETKLEAIRLHMVEGWTYRKIMEKFEITDRHRLKTWMRKYRELGEFGLVDQRGRREQYVDQERQVKWLKQENEMLKKCLEIWMQEMKQSGM, encoded by the coding sequence AAGGAAAGAAGTCTAAAACGTATTCTTATGAAACAAAGCTGGAGGCAATACGTCTTCATATGGTCGAAGGTTGGACCTATCGTAAAATTATGGAGAAGTTCGAAATTACAGACAGACATCGGTTGAAAACATGGATGAGGAAATACCGGGAACTGGGAGAGTTCGGACTTGTGGACCAGCGAGGACGGCGAGAACAATATGTCGATCAAGAAAGACAGGTCAAATGGCTCAAACAGGAGAACGAAATGCTAAAAAAGTGCTTGGAAATCTGGATGCAGGAGATGAAACAGAGCGGTATGTAA